The DNA window GCCCGAACGGCGTTCGACAATGCGGTAACCGGGGAACCTGCGTTGCGCCTGTGCTTCGAAACCGGCGGCTTCGCCCGCGGGCACGCGCGGCACGTAGCCAAAGGCGCGAAGCCCGTCCAGCCGATCGAGCGCGCCGCTGGCGTCCACGAATCCGGAGAATTCCTCGGCCTCGATCGCGTTCGAGGCGCTGAACAGCGCCGCCAGGTCGCGGCTTGCGCCAACGTACAGGTCGAGCCGGTGGCGCAACAGGTACAGGTAATCCTCGACGGCATCCTGCTGCTCGACCAGGCGCGCCCGCCCGGCATGCTCGACGCTGGCCACCCCGGCGTACCCGGACAGGACCAGGCCGGCGGCGAATACGCCCGCTGGCAGCGCGCGCGCCGCCAGTGCCTTCCTGATCTGATGAAAAAGCGAACCCATGATGTCCTTGTGGCCGGGGAGCCGGAACTACATGGTAGCAGCCAACTAGTTTCCTAGTATCAATATCCATTGCCGAACCGGGCCCGATCGGCAGAAATGCAACACTACGTTTTCTTAATTACACGATTTCAGCGCTTACCACGTGAAATCGTCGGGGATCTTGTAGTCGGCGTAGGGATCGTCCTCTTCCACGGCGGGCGCCGCGGGCTTGCTGACGCGTACCACCAGCGCCGCGTCGCGCTCGGCGATCTTGTCCGCCACGATGCGCGGCACGAGCTCGAACGTTTCGCCCTGCCCCACGATGACCAGCCGCCCGGCCACGAGGTGGTCGCGCACGGCCGCCGACACGTGGATCCGCTCGACCTTCGTGCCATAGGTGAAGTTGTAGGCGATATCGCCATTGCCCCTGGGCTGGCGATTCTGCTTCACCAGCTGCGTGATCTGCGCCGCGACCGCCTTCTGCTGCGCCGCCGCATCGCGCTGCGCATTCAGTTCGCGCGCCCGTTCCGCGTTGCGGCGCTGCGTTTCCAGCGCGGCCGCGCGCGCTTCGTTCTCGGCCACCGTGCCGGTGCGCCGTTCATCCTTCTTTTGCTTGCTCTTGTCCTGCTGGACCTTGGCGGCCTTTTTCTTGTCGACCAGGCCGGCCTTCATCAGTTGTTCCTGCAACGAGACCATCTTCCACTCCGAAATTCATTGAACACCGCAGCATAGCAAATGCGCTGCGACCCGTGACAGGAAGACGTACCATTGCAATACCTTCAACTGCATCCGCCCGCCATGCACGACCTGCTGCTCACGCCCATCGTCTTCCTCGTTACCGCCGTGCTGCTGGTCCCGCTGGCGCAGCGCCTCGGCCTCGGCTCCGTGCTCGGCTACCTGATCGGCGGGGCGATCATCGGGCCATGGGGCCTGGCCCTGATCCACGACGTGGAAGCGATCGGCCACGTGGCGGAGATCGGCGTGGTGCTGATGCTGTTCCTGATCGGGCTCGAGCTGCAGCCGGCCAAGCTGGTGTCGATGCGCACGCTGGTGCTGGGCGGCGGCGCGCTGCAGATGGCCGCCTGCGGCATCGCGCTCGGCGCGGTGGCCTGGCTGCTCGGCATGCCGTGGGTCGGGGCACTGGTGGCGGGCGCCGCGCTGGCACTGTCGTCGACGGCGATCGCGGTGCAGAACATGAACGAACGGCACCTGGAGAACACGCCGGCCGGCAAGGCGGCATTCGCGATCCTGCTGTTCCAGGACATGGCCGCGATCCCGCTCCTGGTGGTTATCCCGCTGCTGGGCGGCGGTGGTGCCTCGACCTTCAACTGGCTGTATGCGATCGGCGCCGTGGCCTGCGTGCTGCTGGCGGGCCGCTACGCGATGCGCCCGGCGCTGCGGCTGATCGCCCGCACCAACCTGCGCGAGATCTTCACCGCGTTCGCGCTGCTGCTGGTGCTCGGCATCGCCCACCTGATGGAACTGGCCGACCTGTCGATGGGCCTGGGCGCCTTCCTGGCTGGTGTGCTGCTGGCCGGCTCGGAATATCGCAAGGCGCTGGAAACGGACCTGGAACCGTTCAAGGGCCTGCTGCTGGGGCTGTTCTTTACATCGGTCGGCATGTCCGTCAATTTCGGCCTGCTGGCCGATGCCCCGGTGCGCATCGCCGTGCTGACGATCGGCTACGTGCTGCTGAAGATGGTGCTGCTTGGCTTGACGGCCAGGGTACTGCCGGTGGCGCCGGTACAGCGATGGCCGTTCGCCGGCCTGCTTGCCCAGGGCAGCGAATTCGCCTTCGTGGTGCTGGCCGTGGCGCAGGATGCGGGCGTGATCGCGGCGCCGTGGCGCGAAACACTGGTACTGGTGGTGGCGGTGTCGATGGCGCTGACGCCGCTGGCGATGACGGTGGCCGAATGGGCGAGCCGGAAGATGTACGCGGTGCCGCCGAAGCCGGCCGACACCATCGAGCCCGATGGCGCGCGCGTGATCATCGCCGGCTTCGGCCGCGTGGGCCAGATCGCGGGCCGCATGCTGGCCGCTTCCGGCATCCGCATGACGGTGCTGGACAACGACCCGGACCTGATCGACATGCTGCGCCGCTTCGGACTGCGCGTCTTCTACGGCGATGCCACGCGCCTGGACCTGCTGCGCGCCGCCGAGGCGGACAAGGCGATCTTGCTGATCAACGCGATCGACGACATGGAATCGAGCCTGCGGCTGGCGGACCTGGTGCGCGAACATTTTCCGCACCTGAAGATGATCGGCCGGGCGCGCAACGTGACGCACCTGTTCGAACTGCGTGAAAGGGGCGTGGACCTGGTGGAGCGGGAAACCTTCGAAGCGGCGCTGCGCATCGGCGAGCACGCGATGCGCCAGTTGGGCATCGACGAAGCGAGCGCGCGGCTGGCGCGCACCAGGTTCCGCGAACACAACCTGGCCACGCTGGATACCATGTTCCCGCACTTCCGCGACGAATCGCAGAGGATCTCGATCGAGGAAGAGGCGCGGCAGGAACTGGCGCAGTCGTTCGAGCATGACAGGATCGGCCTGCGCAACAAGGCGGTGCTGCGCGAACCTGGCGCGAAGGAACCCGAACTGCCATAGGCGCCTGCGCGGCAGCGTATTTTCGCGGCACTTTACCGCCGCCGCCATTCGGACGATACTTGTCGCTTCATTGTTTTTCCCAAGGAGATCCCGAGTGAAAAAAACCCTGCTGGCCACGCTGCTGCTGGCCGCGTTCGCGGCGCATGCGGCCACCCCGACATTCGATCCGCAACGCCTGTCCCAGCACGTGAAAGTGCTCTCTTCCGATGCATTCGAAGGCCGCGAACCGCATACCGCGGGCGAAACGAAAACGGTCGACTACCTCGTCGAACAATTCAAGGCGGCCGGTGCGCAGCCGGGGGGCGACAAGGTCGGCGGCAAGCGCACCTGGACGCAGGAAGTGCCGCTGGGCCGCTTCCAGATCCAGGGCCCCGTCACGCTCACCGTCCATGCTGGCAAGGATGCCCTGACGTGGGCCCAGGGCGAGCAGATGGCCGTGCGCGCCGCGATGAACGGCAAGCCGCTGGTCGACTTCAAGAATGCGCCGCTCGTGTTCGCCGGCTATGGCGTGACCGCGCCGGAACGCAACTGGGACGACTTCAAGGGCCAGGACCTGAAAGGCAAGCTGGCGATCGTGCTGATCAACGACCCGGACTTCGAGACGGGTGCGGGCGAATTCGGCGGCAAGGCCATGACCTACTATGGCCGCTGGACGTACAAGTTCGAGGAAATGGCGCGCCGCGGCGCGCTGGGCACGATCATCGTGCATGAAACGGCGCCGGCTTCCTACGGCTGGGCCACCGTGAAGAACTCGAACACGAACGTGATGTACGACATCGTGCGCAAAGACCCGGCGAAGTCGCACGCGCCGATGGAAGCCTGGATCCAGCGCGACGCGGCCGCCGACCTGTTCAAGCGCGCCGGCCTCGACTTCGACACCGTCAAGAAAAGCGCGCAAAGCCGCGACTTCAAGCCCGTGCCCCTCGCCGGCGTAACGCTGTCGGCCCGCTACGCGGTCGATGCGCAGGTAATCAAGTCGCGCAACGTGGTGGCGCTCATTCCGGGCACCGAGCGCGCCGATGAAACCATCATCTACAGCGGCCACTGGGACCACCTGGGCGTGGGCGCTCCCGATGCGAAAGGCGACAAGATCTACAACGGCGCCGTCGACAATGGCACCGGCATGGCCGCGCTGATCGAGCTGGCGCGCGCCTATGCGAAATCGCCCGCGCCGAAACGCAGCGTGGTATTCCTGGCCGTGACGGCCGAAGAAAAGGGCTTGCTGGGTTCCGAGTACTACGCGGCCAATCCGCTCTACCCGCTGGAAAAGACTGTCGGCGTCATCAACGTCGATGCGCTGAGCCCCCATGGCCCGGCGCGCAACTTCACGATTTCGGGCAGCGCAAAGCTGGACCTGCTCGACCTGCTGGTCGACAAGGCACGCCAGCGCAACCAGGCCTACGCACCCGATCCGAAGCCGGAGGCGGGCTACTTCTTCCGCTCCGACCACTTCCCGTTTGCCAAGCGCGGCGTGCCGGCACTGTCGTTCGGCTCGGGCGAGGACTGGATTGCCGGCGGCACCGCGGCCGGCAAGGCCGAGGAAGAGAACTACACGAAGGACCGCTACCACCAGCCGGCCGACGAGTGGAATCCGAAGTGGCCGTTCACCGGCATGGCCAGCGACCTGGAACTGCTGTACGGCCTGGGCCGCGACCTGGCCGATTCGCGCACGTGGCCGAACTGGGGCAAGGATTCAGAGTTCCGCGTGCTGCGCGAAGCCAGCGCGAAGAGCCGCTAAGGAATCCTGCTATAGCGCCCGCGGTCGGGGCCTGGCGCGGCCTGCCCGCGCCGGTTCCGGCCGCTCCTTCCGGTGGGCGGCCGCGCAGGACACCACCCCGCCCACCAGCAGCGCTACCGCCGCGCTCTCGTACATCGTCGGCCAGCGCCCTTCCCACAGAAAGCCGTACAGCAGGCCGAACAGCGTCTCGAACACGATCATCTGCCCCGTCAATGCCAGCGGCAACGCGCGGCTGGCAAAATTCCACAGGGTATTGGCGAACACGGAACACAGCAGGCCGACGGCGCCGACGACGCCGATGAAGCGCCACCATGCAGCCGCCTCGTGCGTCCCTTCGGCCCACACGAAGGCCGGCACCGCCAGCACCAGCGCCTCGAGTCCCGTCACCACGCCGACCAGCAGGCTCCACTGGCCGCCCGACACCGAAGTGACCCGCGCCAGCACGCGGCTGTTCCACACCGTGTACAGCGTCCACGACACCAGCGCGCCGAGGGCGCACAGCAGGCCGGCCAGCGATCCGGGGCCGGCCAGCGCGTCGCGGCCGATGCAGGCCAGACCCGCAGCACTCAGCAGCAGCGACGGCGCCAGCCGCCGCAGCGGCACCGCATGCCGGTCGCGGCTGCCGGCCAGCGTGATGGCGATCGGCGCCAGCCCGATCACGAGCGATGCCATCGCCACGCCGCCGGCTTGCACGGCGGCGGCCAGCAGCACGTAATAGACGATGTTCCCGGCCAGGCCCAGGCCGGCCAGTGCGCGCCATTCGGCGGCACCCAGCCGCGCCGTCACGGCCCGCCACGAAGGCGCGAGCAGCAACGCGGCAATGACGCCATAGGCGAGGTAGCGGCCGGCGGACAGCTGCATGGGGGTGAAACCGGGCGCCAGCTCGGGCGCAATGAAGATCAGCCCCCAGACGGCACCGGCCGCGATGCCGGCGGCGACGCCGCGGCGGTGTTGTTCGACCATGCGACTCTCCTGAAAACCAGATTGTCGATGGCGGCGGCGCTATTTTCTTGGCGTTTCCTCGCGGTTCTTTGTGCCGTTCTCCTGGCTGGCGCGGCGATAGGCGGCGGGCGTGGTGTCGAACGCCGTGCGCATCGCCCGCGTCAGCGCGCTCTGGTCGGTAAAGCCGGCTGCCAGCGCTACATCGGCAATGGTGCGCCGGCCGGTGACCAGCCATTCGCATGCCCGGTCGAGCCGCCGTGCCATCAGCCATGCATGCGGACTGGCATCGAGTTCTTCGCGGAACAGCGCGTGCAGCCTGCTGACGCTGACGCCGGCGTGGCGCGCCATCGTGTCGGTGGTCCATGGCCGGCCCGGCTCCGCCTCGATATGCGCGCACAGTGCCGCAAGGCGCGAGGCGGCCTGCGGGGCCGCATCGGCCAGCGCGTCGAGCAGCAGCGGTATCCAGCCGTGCACGAGTTCTGCCCGAACGGGCCGGCCGGCGGTCATCAGCGCCATGTACTCGATGAGCTTGCGCGTCGCGGGACCGAGCGGCGTGAACGGCCGTTCCAGCAGCCGCTGCCAGTCGCCCCGCGCCAGAGCTTCGCTGTCCGCATCGATATCGACGACGATCGACTGGTTGGCGCCATCGCCGCATTGCGCATGCCACGCGCCCGGCGCCACCAGTGCCCCATGCAGCGGATCGAGCCGCCCTTCACTGCCCTCGATGTCGAGCAGCACGACGCCAGCCACCGGCAATACCAGCTGCGCGAACGCATGGCGATCGGCCTCGCGCTGCGCGCCATAGCTGCGCAGGTGGACATCGGTTGGCGGAAGGGCGAACATGGCGAAAAAAGCGACGAAGAAGCGGCGAAGAAGCGCCAAGTCTAGCAGTCATCGCGCCACGACGCCCAGCGCGGCGAAGTGCAGCACCCATTCCCGCCTGCCGTCCACGCCGATCAGCGCCGCGGCTTCATCGTCGTAGAACGCGCCGACCGGGCAGGCGCCGAGGCCCCGGGCGGTGGCGCCCAGCAACCACCTTTCGCCGATGAGGCCCGCTTCGATGAAGGCATGCCGGTAGCCGCGCGCACCGTCCGCAAGCGCCGTGCGGCGGTCGGCGGCGAGGACCAGCACGACGGCGGCATCGCCGATCACATCCTGCGCCAGCGCGGCCGAGCGCGCGGCGGCGGCAAATTCGCCATCCCGCACGCGCGCGAGCGAATGGCCGGGCGCATAGCGATAGACGCCTGGCGCCAGTCCCTTCACACGATTGACGACGAGGTGGATCGTGATGGCGCCGGACAGCTGCGCCGGCTGTCGCAGGTCGGCCAGCATCGATGCCAGTACCGGCAACGGCACCGCATCGTTCGTGAAGCGGCGCTTGCTGCGGCGCTCGATGATCGCGCGGCCGGCCGGCATCGCCGCCGGCCGCGGTGCCGGCAAGACGATGCCCCCACCGCCGCGCGCTTGCGGCAATTGCAGCGACGTGGCCTGCTGTATCCGGCTCGTGGCGCCCAGCCCGGCCGCC is part of the Pseudoduganella lutea genome and encodes:
- the kefC gene encoding glutathione-regulated potassium-efflux system protein KefC, which encodes MQYLQLHPPAMHDLLLTPIVFLVTAVLLVPLAQRLGLGSVLGYLIGGAIIGPWGLALIHDVEAIGHVAEIGVVLMLFLIGLELQPAKLVSMRTLVLGGGALQMAACGIALGAVAWLLGMPWVGALVAGAALALSSTAIAVQNMNERHLENTPAGKAAFAILLFQDMAAIPLLVVIPLLGGGGASTFNWLYAIGAVACVLLAGRYAMRPALRLIARTNLREIFTAFALLLVLGIAHLMELADLSMGLGAFLAGVLLAGSEYRKALETDLEPFKGLLLGLFFTSVGMSVNFGLLADAPVRIAVLTIGYVLLKMVLLGLTARVLPVAPVQRWPFAGLLAQGSEFAFVVLAVAQDAGVIAAPWRETLVLVVAVSMALTPLAMTVAEWASRKMYAVPPKPADTIEPDGARVIIAGFGRVGQIAGRMLAASGIRMTVLDNDPDLIDMLRRFGLRVFYGDATRLDLLRAAEADKAILLINAIDDMESSLRLADLVREHFPHLKMIGRARNVTHLFELRERGVDLVERETFEAALRIGEHAMRQLGIDEASARLARTRFREHNLATLDTMFPHFRDESQRISIEEEARQELAQSFEHDRIGLRNKAVLREPGAKEPELP
- a CDS encoding DMT family transporter, with translation MVEQHRRGVAAGIAAGAVWGLIFIAPELAPGFTPMQLSAGRYLAYGVIAALLLAPSWRAVTARLGAAEWRALAGLGLAGNIVYYVLLAAAVQAGGVAMASLVIGLAPIAITLAGSRDRHAVPLRRLAPSLLLSAAGLACIGRDALAGPGSLAGLLCALGALVSWTLYTVWNSRVLARVTSVSGGQWSLLVGVVTGLEALVLAVPAFVWAEGTHEAAAWWRFIGVVGAVGLLCSVFANTLWNFASRALPLALTGQMIVFETLFGLLYGFLWEGRWPTMYESAAVALLVGGVVSCAAAHRKERPEPARAGRARPRPRAL
- a CDS encoding M28 family metallopeptidase, which gives rise to MKKTLLATLLLAAFAAHAATPTFDPQRLSQHVKVLSSDAFEGREPHTAGETKTVDYLVEQFKAAGAQPGGDKVGGKRTWTQEVPLGRFQIQGPVTLTVHAGKDALTWAQGEQMAVRAAMNGKPLVDFKNAPLVFAGYGVTAPERNWDDFKGQDLKGKLAIVLINDPDFETGAGEFGGKAMTYYGRWTYKFEEMARRGALGTIIVHETAPASYGWATVKNSNTNVMYDIVRKDPAKSHAPMEAWIQRDAAADLFKRAGLDFDTVKKSAQSRDFKPVPLAGVTLSARYAVDAQVIKSRNVVALIPGTERADETIIYSGHWDHLGVGAPDAKGDKIYNGAVDNGTGMAALIELARAYAKSPAPKRSVVFLAVTAEEKGLLGSEYYAANPLYPLEKTVGVINVDALSPHGPARNFTISGSAKLDLLDLLVDKARQRNQAYAPDPKPEAGYFFRSDHFPFAKRGVPALSFGSGEDWIAGGTAAGKAEEENYTKDRYHQPADEWNPKWPFTGMASDLELLYGLGRDLADSRTWPNWGKDSEFRVLREASAKSR
- a CDS encoding helix-turn-helix transcriptional regulator; the encoded protein is MFALPPTDVHLRSYGAQREADRHAFAQLVLPVAGVVLLDIEGSEGRLDPLHGALVAPGAWHAQCGDGANQSIVVDIDADSEALARGDWQRLLERPFTPLGPATRKLIEYMALMTAGRPVRAELVHGWIPLLLDALADAAPQAASRLAALCAHIEAEPGRPWTTDTMARHAGVSVSRLHALFREELDASPHAWLMARRLDRACEWLVTGRRTIADVALAAGFTDQSALTRAMRTAFDTTPAAYRRASQENGTKNREETPRK
- a CDS encoding DUF2058 domain-containing protein, translated to MVSLQEQLMKAGLVDKKKAAKVQQDKSKQKKDERRTGTVAENEARAAALETQRRNAERARELNAQRDAAAQQKAVAAQITQLVKQNRQPRGNGDIAYNFTYGTKVERIHVSAAVRDHLVAGRLVIVGQGETFELVPRIVADKIAERDAALVVRVSKPAAPAVEEDDPYADYKIPDDFTW